The following proteins are co-located in the Larimichthys crocea isolate SSNF chromosome XXIV, L_crocea_2.0, whole genome shotgun sequence genome:
- the LOC104937380 gene encoding KATNB1-like protein 1 isoform X2 — protein MDSSSEDGEYQNIEYSSQQDAAQYRVTYPHGRNTKEVEEFNKKRYPVSRSGNNPGRVKRVVSCKRKTHHMMVARRKQLVAGRTCDAANKENEIKHMQQEIFDMDPWEFPLNVNNSHRTGRTGSEQADYCTLTELTRDHHTMTDVLFGRNLRLKVSLTLWKRNVGELLTYFLRIQDIGVFVDFLPLIIKSIDEGSSRITIGCCIDLFPLVMKVLANPYEEYLIVGLKWINSVLKNWCEELKASGFSGSTKPPLDKNFQVFNQQLLELWHQEPLLKSVPGAAGDMAKVIDSFLSQLT, from the exons ATGGACTCCAGCAGTGAAGACGGAGAGTatcaaaatattgaatattcCTCCCAACAGGATGCAGCCCAGTACAGAGTGACCTATCCTCATGGGAGAAACACAAAAGAG gTGGAGGAGTTCAACAAAAAGAG GTATCCAGTGAGTCGCTCTGGCAACAATCCAGGCAGAGTTAAGCGGGTGGTGTCGTGTAAGAGGAAGACCCATCATATGATGGTCGCTCGGAGGAAGCAGCTCGTGGCTGGGAGGACATGTGATGCTGCAAACAAGGAGAATGAGATAAAGCACATGCAACAGGAGATATTTGACATGGACCCTTGGGAGTTCCCACTAAATGTCAATAACAGCCACAGGACTGGTAGAACTGGTTCTGAACAAGCTGACTACTGTACACTCACTGAG CTCACAAGGGATCATCACACAATGACCGATGTGCTCTTTGGAAGAAATCTGAGACTGAAAGTGTCTTTAACGTTGTGGAAGAGAAATGTTGGAGAGCTGTTGACATACTTTCTGAG AATCCAAGACattggtgtgtttgttgattTTCTCCCACTGATAATCAAAAG CATTGATGAAGGTTCTTCCAGGATCACCATTGGCTGTTGTATCGATCTCTTTCCTTTAGTTATGAAGGTCCTCGCCAATCCATATGAAGA GTATCTTATTGTTGGTTTAAAGTGGATAAATTCAGTTTTGAAAAACTGGTGTGAGGAACTAAAAGCAAGTGGCTTTAGTGGATCAACTAAGCCTCCATTGGATAA AAATTTCCAGGTCTTTAATCAGCAGTTATTGGAGTTATGGCATCAGGAACCTTTACTGAAATCTGTtccaggagctgctggagacaTGGCAAAG GTCATTGATTCCTTCCTGTCTCAGCTTACTTGA
- the LOC104937380 gene encoding KATNB1-like protein 1 isoform X1, with protein MDAVKKGLMDSSSEDGEYQNIEYSSQQDAAQYRVTYPHGRNTKEVEEFNKKRYPVSRSGNNPGRVKRVVSCKRKTHHMMVARRKQLVAGRTCDAANKENEIKHMQQEIFDMDPWEFPLNVNNSHRTGRTGSEQADYCTLTELTRDHHTMTDVLFGRNLRLKVSLTLWKRNVGELLTYFLRIQDIGVFVDFLPLIIKSIDEGSSRITIGCCIDLFPLVMKVLANPYEEYLIVGLKWINSVLKNWCEELKASGFSGSTKPPLDKNFQVFNQQLLELWHQEPLLKSVPGAAGDMAKVIDSFLSQLT; from the exons atggATGCTGTGAAAAAAG GTCTAATGGACTCCAGCAGTGAAGACGGAGAGTatcaaaatattgaatattcCTCCCAACAGGATGCAGCCCAGTACAGAGTGACCTATCCTCATGGGAGAAACACAAAAGAG gTGGAGGAGTTCAACAAAAAGAG GTATCCAGTGAGTCGCTCTGGCAACAATCCAGGCAGAGTTAAGCGGGTGGTGTCGTGTAAGAGGAAGACCCATCATATGATGGTCGCTCGGAGGAAGCAGCTCGTGGCTGGGAGGACATGTGATGCTGCAAACAAGGAGAATGAGATAAAGCACATGCAACAGGAGATATTTGACATGGACCCTTGGGAGTTCCCACTAAATGTCAATAACAGCCACAGGACTGGTAGAACTGGTTCTGAACAAGCTGACTACTGTACACTCACTGAG CTCACAAGGGATCATCACACAATGACCGATGTGCTCTTTGGAAGAAATCTGAGACTGAAAGTGTCTTTAACGTTGTGGAAGAGAAATGTTGGAGAGCTGTTGACATACTTTCTGAG AATCCAAGACattggtgtgtttgttgattTTCTCCCACTGATAATCAAAAG CATTGATGAAGGTTCTTCCAGGATCACCATTGGCTGTTGTATCGATCTCTTTCCTTTAGTTATGAAGGTCCTCGCCAATCCATATGAAGA GTATCTTATTGTTGGTTTAAAGTGGATAAATTCAGTTTTGAAAAACTGGTGTGAGGAACTAAAAGCAAGTGGCTTTAGTGGATCAACTAAGCCTCCATTGGATAA AAATTTCCAGGTCTTTAATCAGCAGTTATTGGAGTTATGGCATCAGGAACCTTTACTGAAATCTGTtccaggagctgctggagacaTGGCAAAG GTCATTGATTCCTTCCTGTCTCAGCTTACTTGA
- the chrm5a gene encoding muscarinic acetylcholine receptor M5a: MEGESVLNSTVNTSTMDIHLVTHSLWEVITIATVSAIVSLITIVGNVLVMLSFKVNSQLKTVNNYYLLSLAAADLIIGVFSMNLYTSYILMGYWALGNLACDLWLALDYVASNASVMNLLVISFDRYFSITRPLTYRAKRTPKRAGIMIGLAWLVSLILWAPPILCWQYFVGKRTVPERQCQIQFFSEPVITFGTAIAAFYIPVSVMTILYCRIYKETEKRTKDLAELQGINYPTDSAVTQPQKTIIRSCFSCKLRTTSHDRNQASWSSSSRSNAAKSAATTNDEWSKAGQLTTFNSYASSDDEDRPVSPGGFQPSFRNQACETIKSGVGSESEQLSSYEEDSFFQTPPKSNSQKSSKCVSYKFKPVVKDTHVEHHSKNGDTKMASSTFSSAESMSVPSTSSTSKPIDATLKNQITKRKRMVLIKERKAAQTLSAILLAFILTWTPYNIMVLISTFCSDCIPVSLWHLGYWLCYVNSTVNPMCYALCNKTFQKTFRMLLLCQWKKKRIEEKLYWYGQNPVVSSKLT, encoded by the coding sequence ATGGAAGGAGAGAGCGTATTGAACTCCACTGTAAACACCAGTACGATGGATATCCACCTGGTCACTCACAGTCTCTGGGAGGTGATCACCATTGCTACTGTGTCAGCTATAGTTAGCCTCATCACCATTGTGGGCAATGTCCTGGTGATGCTCTCGTTTAAAGTTAACAGCCAGCTAAAGACAGTGAATAATTACTACCTGCTGAGTCTGGCAGCTGCTGACCTCATCATAGGTGTTTTCTCCATGAACCTCTATACCTCTTATATACTGATGGGCTACTGGGCCTTAGGGAACCTCGCCTGTGACCTGTGGCTGGCCTTGGACTATGTAGCCAGTAACGCCTCAGTCATGAACCTGTTGGTGATCAGTTTTGACAGATATTTTTCCATCACCAGACCCTTGACCTACAGAGCCAAACGGACTCCCAAACGAGCTGGGATCATGATAGGTTTGGCCTGGCTGGTGTCACTGATTCTGTGGGCTCCACCTATTCTCTGCTGGCAATACTTTGTAGGCAAAAGGACTGTCCCTGAGAGGCAATGCCAGATCCAGTTTTTTTCTGAGCCTGTGATAACATTTGGGACGGCAATAGCTGCCTTTTATATCCCTGTATCAGTCATGACAATCCTATACTGTCGAAtctacaaagagacagagaagaggaccAAAGATCTGGCCGAGCTCCAGGGGATTAACTATCCCACAGACTCTGCGGTCACTCAGCCTCAGAAGACCATTATAAGATCCTGTTTTAGCTGTAAATTAAGGACAACTTCACATGACAGGAATCAAGCCTCTTGGTCATCCTCCAGCAGAAGCAATGCTGCCAAATCAGCAGCCACCACCAATGATGAGTGGTCTAAAGCCGGTCAGCTGACCACGTTCAACAGCTATGCCTCTTCTGATGATGAGGACAGGCCTGTGTCTCCGGGGGGCTTCCAGCCCTCCTTCAGGAATCAGGCTTGTGAGACCATCAAGAGTGGAGTGGGCAGTGAGAGCGAGCAGCTCAGCAGCTATGAAGAGGATAGCTTCTTTCAGACGCCGCCCAAAAGCAACTCTCAGAAGAGCAGCAAGTGTGTGTCGTACAAGTTCAAACCTGTGGTCAAAGACACTCATGTGGAGCACCACAGCAAAAACGGAGACACCAAAATGGCGTCGTCAACATTCTCCTCGGCCGAGTCCATGAGCGTCCCTTCCACCTCGTCGACATCTAAGCCCATAGACGCTACGCTGAAGAACCAGATCaccaagaggaagaggatggtgCTGATCAAGGAGAGGAAGGCAGCTCAGACTCTTAGTGCTATCCTGCTGGCTTTCATCCTAACATGGACACCTTATAACATCATGGTGCTTATTTCCACCTTCTGCTCAGACTGCATTCCTGTCTCACTCTGGCATCTAGGCTACTGGCTGTGCTACGTCAACAGCACTGTCAATCCCATGTGCTACGCACTTTGTAACAAGACTTTCCAAAAGACCTTCCGTATGCTCTTACTCTGCcagtggaagaagaaaaggatTGAGGAGAAGCTGTACTGGTATGGACAAAACCCTGTGGTCAGCTCCAAACTGACataa
- the zgc:194887 gene encoding fibrinogen-like protein 1-like protein, whose protein sequence is MRCLRCWLPAVALLLLSVAEVDMEHLQAENLNLIPPDEHNLVLNRGMRVLPRDCHEMLMTLSGQARDGVYLIQPGDSPIVAYCAMQEGGWTVVQHITVNSSVNFDCTWAEYKHGFGHITGDHWLGNEYLHQLTRGPGRYKLGVKLVDRDAITKTGEYDPFMVEDESSAYRLRLGLFQGTAVDALTLDTENYLHDNQRFTTKDRDNDNYFQNCAKLEFQGVPGGGWWYDACAGANLNRRNVIYWQKDCNKERLCKYAWMMVRPSDTVKLIPSGDCKKDEL, encoded by the exons ATGAGGTGTTTGAGGTGCTGGCTGCCAGCAGTGGCCCTGCTGCTGCTTAGTGTGGCCGAAGTTGACATGGAGCATCTCCAAGCTGAAAACCTGAATCTCATTCCCCCAGATGAGCATAACTTGGTCCTGAATCGTGGAATGAGAG TACTGCCCAGAGACTGCCATGAAATGCTGATGACCTTATCTGGCCAGGCGAGAGACGGAGTGTACCTGATCCAACCGGGGGACTCCCCAATCGTGGCCTACTGTGCCATGCAGGAGGGAGGCTGGACTGTGGTGCAGCATATTACCGTTAACAGCAGCGTGAATTTCGATTGTACCTGGGCTGAGTACAAGCATGGCTTTGGGCACATAACCGGTGATCACTGGCTCGGGAATGAATACCTTCATCAGCTCACCCGCGGCCCTGGACGCTATAAACTGGGAGTAAAACTAGTGGACCGAGATGCCATCACTAAGACAGGGGAGTATGATCCATTCATGGTGGAGGATGAATCATCAGCATACAGGTTGAGGCTCGGGTTGTTTCAGGGCACAGCTGTAGACGCTCTTACACTGGACACAGAGAACTACCTGCATGACAACCAAAGATTCACCACTAAAGACAGAGACAACGACAACTACTTCCAAAATTGTGCTAAGCTGGAATTTCAGGGGGTGCCAGGAGGAGGTTGGTGGTATGACGCATGTGCAGGTGCCAACCTCAATCGCAGAAATGTTATCTACTGGCAAAAGGACTGCAACAAGGAGCGACTCTGCAAGTATGCATGGATGATGGTGAGACCTTCAGACACTGTTAAACTTATTCCCAGTGGAGACTGCAAGAAGGATGAGCTATAA